A genomic segment from Sparus aurata chromosome 20, fSpaAur1.1, whole genome shotgun sequence encodes:
- the LOC115571686 gene encoding glutathione peroxidase 6 translates to MACKSIYDFSAETLDGQLVPLSNYRGKVLLIINVATFUGSTIEEYHRLNALMEMFGDLNFSVLGFSCNQFGLQSPEVNHETLNILKYVRPGGGFVPKFPVFGKVEVNGLNEEPLFTYLKESLPFVNPVIGDIKKFYWSPIKVNDIRWNFEKFLIAADGMPFRRYELHCPIATVEKDIAELI, encoded by the exons ATGGCGTGTAAATCAATCTATGATTTCTCTGCTGAGACCCTGGATGGACAGCTGGTTCCGCTCAGTAACTACAGGGGTAAGGTGCTTCTCATCATCAACGTTGCCACCTTCTGAGGGTCAACAATAGAGGAG TACCACCGACTGAATGCACTGATGGAAATGTTTGGCGACCTCAACTTCTCTGTTTTAGGATTCTCCTGCAACCAGTTCGGTCTTCAGTCACCTG AGGTGAATCATGAGACCCTCAATATTCTTAAGTACGTGAGACCGGGTGGTGGGTTCGTGCCAAAGTTTCCTGTCTTTGGCAAGGTTGAGGTGAATGGATTAAATGAAGAGCCTCTTTTCACCTACCTAAAG GAATCTTTGCCATTTGTGAACCCTGTTATTGGAGACATAAAGAAATTCTACTGGTCACCAATCAAAGTCAATGACATCCGCTGGAATTTTGAGAAGTTCTTAATCGCTGCAGATGGCATGCCCTTCAGAAG GTATGAACTTCACTGCCCCATTGCAACGGTGGAGAAGGACATAGCAGAACTCATCTGA
- the fbxl15 gene encoding F-box/LRR-repeat protein 15 isoform X1, protein MDEEDKMRTRCHLLDLPWEDVLVPHILCHLPLQHLVSLQRVSKQFHSLIQVYLANCRTFDLSMVSPDERNLLKDKYTQKIGPSIPKEAFVSMLKDNKVLHSLSLQNCSDWVTDKELLPVIGQNQHLQRVEMSGCACLTRHSLVAVSLSCTHLHHLGLAHCEWVDSLSLRSLADHCGGLQSIDLTACRQLKDDAICYLAKKCLKLRSLSLAVNANVTDESVEEVAKNCRGLEQLDLTGCLRVRNQSIRTLAEYCPKLQSLKVNHCHNVTESSLDPLRKRNVVIDVEPPLQRALVLLQDVLGFAPFINLQI, encoded by the exons ATGGATGAAGAGGATAAGATGCGAAC CAGATGTCACCTCTTGGACCTGCCCTGGGAGGATGTGCTGGTTCCACATATTTTGTGCCATTTGCCGCTGCAACACCTCGTCAGCCTGCAGAGGGTGAGCAAGCAGTTTCACAGCCTCATCCAGGTGTATCTGGCCAACTGCAGGACGTTTGATCTGTCCATGGTAAGTCCTGATGAGCGCAACCTTTTAAAGGACAAGTACACCCAAAAG ATTGGACCATCCATTCCCAAGGAGGCGTTTGTCTCCATGTTGAAGGACAACAAAGTTCTCCACAGCctctcacttcagaactgttcCGACTGGGTGACAGACAAGGAGCTGCTGCCAGTGATCGGCCAGAACCAGCATCTGCAGAGAGTGGAGATGAGCGGCTGTGCTTGTCTCACCCGCCACTCCCTGGTGGCCGTGTCCTTGAgctgcacacacctccaccacctcggCCTGGCGCACTGCGAGTGGGTGGACAGCCTGTCCCTGCGCAGCCTGGCTGACCACTGCGGGGGGCTGCAGTCGATCGACCTCACCGCCTGCCGCCAACTCAAGGACGACGCCATCTGCTACCTGGCCAAGAAGTGCTTGAAGTTGAGGTCTCTATCGTTGGCAGTCAACGCCAACGTCACCGATGAGTCGGTGGAGGAGGTGGCCAAGAACTGCAGGGGTCTGGAGCAGCTGGACCTGACAGGTTGCCTGCGGGTCAGGAACCAGTCTATCAG GACTCTTGCAGAGTACTGCCCGAAGCTGCAGTCCCTGAAGGTGAATCATTGTCACAATGTGACAGAGTCAAGCCTGGATCCTCTACGGAAGCGCAATGTAGTGATAGATGTTGAGCCGCCTTTGCAGAGGGCTCTGGTACTTCTTCAGGACGTGCTGGGGTTCGCTCCCTTTATCAATCTGCAGATATAG
- the fbxl15 gene encoding F-box/LRR-repeat protein 15 isoform X3, protein MDEEDKMRTRCHLLDLPWEDVLVPHILCHLPLQHLVSLQRVSKQFHSLIQVYLANCRTFDLSMIGPSIPKEAFVSMLKDNKVLHSLSLQNCSDWVTDKELLPVIGQNQHLQRVEMSGCACLTRHSLVAVSLSCTHLHHLGLAHCEWVDSLSLRSLADHCGGLQSIDLTACRQLKDDAICYLAKKCLKLRSLSLAVNANVTDESVEEVAKNCRGLEQLDLTGCLRVRNQSIRTLAEYCPKLQSLKVNHCHNVTESSLDPLRKRNVVIDVEPPLQRALVLLQDVLGFAPFINLQI, encoded by the exons ATGGATGAAGAGGATAAGATGCGAAC CAGATGTCACCTCTTGGACCTGCCCTGGGAGGATGTGCTGGTTCCACATATTTTGTGCCATTTGCCGCTGCAACACCTCGTCAGCCTGCAGAGGGTGAGCAAGCAGTTTCACAGCCTCATCCAGGTGTATCTGGCCAACTGCAGGACGTTTGATCTGTCCATG ATTGGACCATCCATTCCCAAGGAGGCGTTTGTCTCCATGTTGAAGGACAACAAAGTTCTCCACAGCctctcacttcagaactgttcCGACTGGGTGACAGACAAGGAGCTGCTGCCAGTGATCGGCCAGAACCAGCATCTGCAGAGAGTGGAGATGAGCGGCTGTGCTTGTCTCACCCGCCACTCCCTGGTGGCCGTGTCCTTGAgctgcacacacctccaccacctcggCCTGGCGCACTGCGAGTGGGTGGACAGCCTGTCCCTGCGCAGCCTGGCTGACCACTGCGGGGGGCTGCAGTCGATCGACCTCACCGCCTGCCGCCAACTCAAGGACGACGCCATCTGCTACCTGGCCAAGAAGTGCTTGAAGTTGAGGTCTCTATCGTTGGCAGTCAACGCCAACGTCACCGATGAGTCGGTGGAGGAGGTGGCCAAGAACTGCAGGGGTCTGGAGCAGCTGGACCTGACAGGTTGCCTGCGGGTCAGGAACCAGTCTATCAG GACTCTTGCAGAGTACTGCCCGAAGCTGCAGTCCCTGAAGGTGAATCATTGTCACAATGTGACAGAGTCAAGCCTGGATCCTCTACGGAAGCGCAATGTAGTGATAGATGTTGAGCCGCCTTTGCAGAGGGCTCTGGTACTTCTTCAGGACGTGCTGGGGTTCGCTCCCTTTATCAATCTGCAGATATAG
- the fbxl15 gene encoding F-box/LRR-repeat protein 15 isoform X2 — MDEEDKMRTCHLLDLPWEDVLVPHILCHLPLQHLVSLQRVSKQFHSLIQVYLANCRTFDLSMVSPDERNLLKDKYTQKIGPSIPKEAFVSMLKDNKVLHSLSLQNCSDWVTDKELLPVIGQNQHLQRVEMSGCACLTRHSLVAVSLSCTHLHHLGLAHCEWVDSLSLRSLADHCGGLQSIDLTACRQLKDDAICYLAKKCLKLRSLSLAVNANVTDESVEEVAKNCRGLEQLDLTGCLRVRNQSIRTLAEYCPKLQSLKVNHCHNVTESSLDPLRKRNVVIDVEPPLQRALVLLQDVLGFAPFINLQI; from the exons ATGGATGAAGAGGATAAGATGCGAAC ATGTCACCTCTTGGACCTGCCCTGGGAGGATGTGCTGGTTCCACATATTTTGTGCCATTTGCCGCTGCAACACCTCGTCAGCCTGCAGAGGGTGAGCAAGCAGTTTCACAGCCTCATCCAGGTGTATCTGGCCAACTGCAGGACGTTTGATCTGTCCATGGTAAGTCCTGATGAGCGCAACCTTTTAAAGGACAAGTACACCCAAAAG ATTGGACCATCCATTCCCAAGGAGGCGTTTGTCTCCATGTTGAAGGACAACAAAGTTCTCCACAGCctctcacttcagaactgttcCGACTGGGTGACAGACAAGGAGCTGCTGCCAGTGATCGGCCAGAACCAGCATCTGCAGAGAGTGGAGATGAGCGGCTGTGCTTGTCTCACCCGCCACTCCCTGGTGGCCGTGTCCTTGAgctgcacacacctccaccacctcggCCTGGCGCACTGCGAGTGGGTGGACAGCCTGTCCCTGCGCAGCCTGGCTGACCACTGCGGGGGGCTGCAGTCGATCGACCTCACCGCCTGCCGCCAACTCAAGGACGACGCCATCTGCTACCTGGCCAAGAAGTGCTTGAAGTTGAGGTCTCTATCGTTGGCAGTCAACGCCAACGTCACCGATGAGTCGGTGGAGGAGGTGGCCAAGAACTGCAGGGGTCTGGAGCAGCTGGACCTGACAGGTTGCCTGCGGGTCAGGAACCAGTCTATCAG GACTCTTGCAGAGTACTGCCCGAAGCTGCAGTCCCTGAAGGTGAATCATTGTCACAATGTGACAGAGTCAAGCCTGGATCCTCTACGGAAGCGCAATGTAGTGATAGATGTTGAGCCGCCTTTGCAGAGGGCTCTGGTACTTCTTCAGGACGTGCTGGGGTTCGCTCCCTTTATCAATCTGCAGATATAG
- the fbxl15 gene encoding F-box/LRR-repeat protein 15 isoform X4 → MDEEDKMRTCHLLDLPWEDVLVPHILCHLPLQHLVSLQRVSKQFHSLIQVYLANCRTFDLSMIGPSIPKEAFVSMLKDNKVLHSLSLQNCSDWVTDKELLPVIGQNQHLQRVEMSGCACLTRHSLVAVSLSCTHLHHLGLAHCEWVDSLSLRSLADHCGGLQSIDLTACRQLKDDAICYLAKKCLKLRSLSLAVNANVTDESVEEVAKNCRGLEQLDLTGCLRVRNQSIRTLAEYCPKLQSLKVNHCHNVTESSLDPLRKRNVVIDVEPPLQRALVLLQDVLGFAPFINLQI, encoded by the exons ATGGATGAAGAGGATAAGATGCGAAC ATGTCACCTCTTGGACCTGCCCTGGGAGGATGTGCTGGTTCCACATATTTTGTGCCATTTGCCGCTGCAACACCTCGTCAGCCTGCAGAGGGTGAGCAAGCAGTTTCACAGCCTCATCCAGGTGTATCTGGCCAACTGCAGGACGTTTGATCTGTCCATG ATTGGACCATCCATTCCCAAGGAGGCGTTTGTCTCCATGTTGAAGGACAACAAAGTTCTCCACAGCctctcacttcagaactgttcCGACTGGGTGACAGACAAGGAGCTGCTGCCAGTGATCGGCCAGAACCAGCATCTGCAGAGAGTGGAGATGAGCGGCTGTGCTTGTCTCACCCGCCACTCCCTGGTGGCCGTGTCCTTGAgctgcacacacctccaccacctcggCCTGGCGCACTGCGAGTGGGTGGACAGCCTGTCCCTGCGCAGCCTGGCTGACCACTGCGGGGGGCTGCAGTCGATCGACCTCACCGCCTGCCGCCAACTCAAGGACGACGCCATCTGCTACCTGGCCAAGAAGTGCTTGAAGTTGAGGTCTCTATCGTTGGCAGTCAACGCCAACGTCACCGATGAGTCGGTGGAGGAGGTGGCCAAGAACTGCAGGGGTCTGGAGCAGCTGGACCTGACAGGTTGCCTGCGGGTCAGGAACCAGTCTATCAG GACTCTTGCAGAGTACTGCCCGAAGCTGCAGTCCCTGAAGGTGAATCATTGTCACAATGTGACAGAGTCAAGCCTGGATCCTCTACGGAAGCGCAATGTAGTGATAGATGTTGAGCCGCCTTTGCAGAGGGCTCTGGTACTTCTTCAGGACGTGCTGGGGTTCGCTCCCTTTATCAATCTGCAGATATAG